A region from the Haloarcula limicola genome encodes:
- a CDS encoding helix-turn-helix transcriptional regulator, whose product MVSVPDTADVVAKRRDVLAALSTPLSKPELVEELDTSRSTVDRAIDSLTEHSFVERRGSRYVTTFAGSEALAAYERFLSRLDSLSRAQPVLAELPSDVEVNPEILDGAEIVESSMAAPQAPLRSATDLGDGATALYGTGPAVLPHYIEEIGELVEDGDETELVLTEEAMDVFSAEYPDAFEQFAGAANLDIHVTDREIPYIVWVAEKADETVSGLIVHTDDGVRGVVNNDTDAMNEWAKARYEAFKDDARPLE is encoded by the coding sequence ATGGTCTCAGTTCCGGACACCGCCGACGTGGTCGCGAAGCGACGTGACGTTCTCGCCGCGCTCTCGACGCCGCTCTCGAAACCGGAACTCGTCGAGGAACTCGACACTTCGCGCTCGACGGTCGACCGGGCGATCGACTCGCTCACCGAACATTCGTTCGTCGAGCGGAGAGGAAGCCGATACGTGACGACCTTCGCGGGCAGCGAGGCGCTGGCCGCCTACGAGCGGTTCCTCTCTCGTCTCGATTCCCTCTCTCGCGCACAGCCGGTGCTCGCGGAACTGCCGTCGGACGTCGAGGTGAACCCGGAGATACTCGACGGCGCAGAGATCGTCGAGTCGTCGATGGCGGCACCGCAGGCACCCCTCCGATCGGCGACCGACCTCGGGGACGGCGCGACGGCGCTCTACGGGACCGGGCCGGCGGTCCTCCCGCACTACATCGAGGAGATCGGCGAACTCGTCGAAGACGGTGACGAGACGGAGCTGGTGTTGACCGAGGAAGCGATGGACGTGTTCTCGGCGGAGTACCCCGACGCCTTCGAGCAGTTCGCCGGGGCCGCCAACCTCGATATTCACGTCACGGACCGGGAGATTCCGTACATCGTCTGGGTCGCAGAGAAGGCCGACGAGACGGTGAGCGGTCTCATCGTCCACACCGACGACGGCGTCCGCGGCGTCGTCAACAACGACACCGACGCGATGAACGAGTGGGCGAAGGCCCGCTACGAGGCGTTCAAGGACGACGCGCGACCGCTGGAGTAG
- a CDS encoding DUF5804 family protein, whose amino-acid sequence MTQVCLVGSEDVNLRYELLSRETARNALATYDLREPFENALRLETVSLGAAVALLNDLNWYLVRFVDAALIREPSISETEWLSRELAAAVRDDEVSPDETGRFLKVYGVVEAETDRDATESDAGGGDDETAPPAQERPPRLVEPMLLTRTGDVIPEYDLREVDETLVVRVTEAEFGA is encoded by the coding sequence ATGACGCAGGTCTGTCTCGTCGGGAGCGAAGACGTGAACCTCCGGTACGAACTGCTCTCCCGCGAGACCGCGCGGAACGCGCTGGCGACGTACGACCTGCGGGAACCGTTCGAGAACGCGCTCCGGCTCGAGACGGTGAGCCTCGGGGCGGCCGTCGCCCTGCTCAACGACCTGAACTGGTATCTCGTCCGCTTCGTCGACGCCGCGCTGATCAGGGAACCCTCCATCAGCGAGACGGAGTGGCTCTCCCGGGAGTTGGCGGCGGCGGTCCGGGACGACGAGGTCTCGCCCGACGAGACGGGCCGGTTCCTCAAGGTGTACGGCGTCGTCGAAGCGGAGACGGACCGAGACGCTACCGAGAGTGACGCTGGCGGAGGAGACGACGAGACGGCACCGCCGGCACAGGAACGGCCGCCGCGGCTGGTCGAGCCGATGTTGCTCACCCGAACCGGCGACGTGATTCCGGAGTACGACCTCCGGGAGGTCGACGAGACGCTGGTCGTTCGGGTCACGGAAGCCGAGTTCGGCGCGTAG